The Methylobacterium sp. PvR107 genome contains a region encoding:
- the nuoL gene encoding NADH-quinone oxidoreductase subunit L, with protein MYHAIVFFPLIGFLIAGLFGRYIGARACEYITTAFLAFTALIAWGVFIDGGHAERVQVASWFSAGDLQVDWAFKVDTLTRVMLVVVTTVSTLVHLYSVGYMEEDPHRPRFFAYLSLFTFAMLMLVTADNLVQMFFGWEGVGLASYLLIGFWYEKPSANAAAMKAFIVNRVGDFGFSLGIFLVFVLTGSVAFDAIFGKVDAIKTLSFHLLGYDWNALTLACLLLFMGAMGKSAQFLLHTWLPDAMEGPTPVSALIHAATMVTAGVFMVARLSPLFEEAPNALTVVTVIGGITAFFAATIGLVQNDIKRVIAYSTCSQLGYMFVALGVGAYSAGVFHLFTHAFFKALLFLGAGSVIHAMHHEQDMRNMGGLRRYIPYTSAMMAIGSLALIGFPYTAGYYSKDAIIEAAYASTRPGHTLAFLCVVVAAFFTSFYSWRLFFLTFEGPERWGAHAAHDHHDAPAVAHSAMAHEADGAPGHTEGVAHDDHGHDIEPAHKSDLVADDHHGHGHHGDHTPHESPLVMTIPLAILAFGALFAGIIFHNRFIGDGMDAFWGHALAHGPNNHIMHEIHEVPALVSYAPLIMLILGFVLAFWMYIRRPELPSALAAQQPSLYRFLLNKWYFDEIYDRIFVRPAKDFGLFLWKQGDGRIIDGLGPNGVAARVVDVTRGVVRLQTGYLYHYAFVMLIGVAGLISWYLMSGLPKGAH; from the coding sequence ATGTATCACGCGATCGTCTTCTTCCCGCTCATCGGCTTCCTGATCGCCGGCCTGTTCGGCCGGTACATCGGGGCGCGGGCCTGCGAGTACATCACCACGGCGTTCCTCGCCTTCACGGCGTTGATCGCCTGGGGCGTGTTCATCGACGGCGGCCACGCCGAGCGGGTGCAGGTCGCATCCTGGTTCTCGGCCGGCGACCTGCAGGTCGACTGGGCCTTCAAGGTCGACACCCTGACCCGGGTAATGCTCGTGGTCGTCACCACGGTCTCGACCCTCGTGCACCTCTACTCCGTGGGCTACATGGAGGAGGATCCACACCGGCCGCGCTTCTTCGCCTATCTGTCGCTGTTCACCTTCGCCATGCTGATGCTGGTGACGGCCGACAACCTCGTGCAGATGTTCTTCGGCTGGGAGGGCGTGGGCCTCGCCTCCTACCTGCTGATCGGGTTCTGGTACGAGAAGCCCTCGGCCAATGCCGCCGCCATGAAGGCGTTCATCGTCAACCGCGTCGGCGATTTCGGCTTCTCGCTGGGCATTTTCCTGGTCTTCGTGCTGACCGGCTCGGTGGCGTTCGACGCGATCTTCGGCAAGGTCGACGCGATCAAGACGCTCTCGTTCCACCTCCTCGGCTACGACTGGAACGCCCTGACGCTGGCCTGCCTGCTGCTGTTCATGGGCGCCATGGGCAAGTCGGCGCAGTTCCTGCTGCACACGTGGCTGCCGGATGCGATGGAGGGCCCGACCCCGGTCTCGGCGCTGATCCACGCCGCCACCATGGTGACCGCCGGCGTGTTCATGGTCGCCCGCCTGTCGCCGCTGTTCGAGGAGGCGCCGAACGCGCTGACCGTCGTCACGGTGATCGGCGGCATCACGGCGTTCTTCGCGGCCACGATCGGCCTCGTGCAGAACGACATCAAGCGGGTGATCGCCTACTCGACCTGCTCGCAGCTCGGTTACATGTTCGTGGCGCTCGGCGTCGGCGCCTATTCGGCCGGCGTGTTCCACCTGTTCACCCACGCCTTCTTCAAGGCGCTGCTGTTCCTCGGCGCCGGCTCGGTCATTCACGCGATGCACCACGAGCAGGACATGCGGAACATGGGCGGCCTGCGCCGCTACATTCCCTATACCAGCGCCATGATGGCGATCGGCTCCCTGGCGTTGATCGGCTTCCCCTACACGGCCGGCTACTACTCGAAGGACGCGATCATCGAGGCGGCCTATGCGTCGACCCGGCCGGGCCACACCCTCGCCTTCCTGTGCGTGGTGGTGGCGGCGTTCTTCACCTCGTTCTACTCCTGGCGGCTGTTCTTCTTGACCTTCGAGGGTCCGGAGCGCTGGGGTGCGCACGCGGCGCACGACCACCACGACGCCCCCGCGGTGGCGCATTCCGCCATGGCGCACGAGGCCGACGGTGCGCCCGGCCATACCGAAGGCGTTGCCCACGACGATCACGGCCACGATATCGAGCCGGCGCATAAGAGCGACCTCGTCGCCGACGACCATCACGGCCACGGTCACCACGGCGACCACACGCCTCACGAGAGCCCGCTGGTGATGACGATCCCGCTGGCGATCCTCGCCTTCGGCGCCCTGTTCGCCGGGATCATCTTCCACAACCGCTTCATCGGCGACGGGATGGACGCGTTCTGGGGCCACGCCCTGGCGCACGGCCCGAACAACCACATCATGCACGAGATCCACGAGGTCCCGGCGCTGGTCTCGTACGCGCCGCTGATCATGCTGATCCTCGGCTTCGTGCTGGCCTTCTGGATGTATATCCGCCGGCCGGAACTGCCGAGCGCGCTCGCCGCGCAGCAGCCGTCGCTGTACCGGTTCCTGCTCAACAAGTGGTACTTCGACGAGATCTACGACCGGATCTTCGTCCGCCCGGCCAAGGATTTCGGCCTGTTCCTCTGGAAGCAGGGCGACGGCCGGATCATCGACGGCCTCGGCCCCAACGGCGTCGCGGCCCGCGTCGTGGACGTGACCCGCGGGGTGGTCCGCCTGCAGACCGGCTACCTCTATCACTACGCCTTCGTGATGCTCATCGGCGTCGCCGGCCTGATCAGCTGGTACCTGATGTCCGGCCTGCCCAAGGGGGCTCACTGA
- the nuoI gene encoding NADH-quinone oxidoreductase subunit NuoI, producing the protein MKLDQIAKSLLLKEFVSGMILGMRYFFKPKATINYPFEMGHRGPRFRGEHALRRYPNGEERCIACKLCEAICPAQAITIEAGPRRNDGTRRTTRYDIDMVKCIYCGMCQEACPVDAIVEGPNFEFSVETREELLYDKQKLLLNGDRWEREIARNIAMDAPYR; encoded by the coding sequence ATGAAGCTCGATCAGATCGCCAAGAGCCTTCTCCTGAAGGAGTTCGTGTCCGGGATGATCCTCGGCATGCGCTACTTCTTCAAGCCGAAGGCTACGATCAACTATCCCTTCGAGATGGGCCATCGCGGGCCGCGCTTCCGGGGCGAGCATGCCCTGCGCCGCTATCCCAACGGCGAGGAGCGCTGCATCGCCTGCAAGCTCTGCGAGGCGATCTGCCCGGCGCAGGCCATCACCATCGAGGCCGGTCCGCGCCGCAACGACGGCACCCGGCGCACGACGCGCTACGACATCGACATGGTGAAGTGCATTTATTGCGGCATGTGCCAGGAGGCCTGCCCGGTGGACGCCATCGTCGAGGGGCCGAACTTCGAGTTCTCGGTCGAGACCCGGGAGGAGTTGCTCTACGACAAGCAGAAGCTCCTGCTGAACGGCGACCGCTGGGAGCGCGAGATCGCCCGCAACATCGCGATGGACGCGCCCTATCGCTGA
- a CDS encoding NADH-quinone oxidoreductase subunit J has product MTAAAAFFYLFASITVASGFMVIAARNPVASVLFLILAFVNAAGLFVLMGAEFLAMILVVVYVGAVAVLFLFVVMMLDVDFAELRQGFQQYLPVGALIGAIFLVELLLVVGSWSIDPGLVQAPLGNVAAAENLTNAQALGRVIYTDYAYFFQLAGLILLVAMIGAIVLTLRDRPGVKRQNISVQNARTQAMAVETRKVPSRQGVEV; this is encoded by the coding sequence ATGACCGCAGCAGCCGCCTTCTTCTATCTGTTCGCGAGCATTACGGTCGCGTCGGGCTTCATGGTGATCGCCGCGCGCAATCCCGTCGCCTCGGTGCTGTTCCTGATCCTCGCCTTCGTGAACGCCGCGGGACTCTTCGTCCTGATGGGCGCCGAGTTCCTGGCGATGATCCTGGTGGTCGTCTACGTGGGCGCGGTCGCAGTCCTGTTCCTGTTCGTGGTGATGATGCTCGATGTCGACTTCGCCGAGCTGCGCCAGGGCTTCCAGCAATACCTGCCGGTCGGCGCCCTGATCGGCGCGATCTTCCTGGTCGAGCTGCTGCTCGTGGTGGGTTCCTGGAGCATCGATCCGGGCCTCGTCCAGGCCCCGCTCGGCAATGTCGCGGCCGCTGAGAACCTGACCAACGCGCAGGCCCTGGGCCGGGTGATCTACACCGACTACGCCTACTTCTTCCAGCTTGCCGGCCTGATCCTGCTGGTCGCCATGATCGGCGCGATCGTGCTGACCTTGCGCGACCGGCCGGGTGTCAAGCGCCAGAATATTTCGGTCCAGAACGCCCGCACCCAGGCCATGGCGGTGGAGACCCGCAAGGTCCCCTCGCGCCAGGGTGTCGAGGTCTGA
- a CDS encoding biotin--[acetyl-CoA-carboxylase] ligase: MRYRLGPAARSQGHRLHVHDTLGSTNTEAMAQARAGETGPLWVVTHRQEAGRGRRGNSWASLPGNLAASVLWPVAGVAPEHLAELGFVAGLALVEALEAACGTLPDTASNLDTRSLKLKWPNDLLLAGAKLAGLLLEAETLPGGRRAVVIGFGVNVAAAPDGLGATSLAATGYAGGAEALLEHLSDRMAARARLWDRGRNFAALRADWLTRAAGLGSEIAVHSGGHILRGVFETIDEGGRLVILAPDGNRHTVTAGEVHFGSAATAA, translated from the coding sequence TTGCGCTACCGACTCGGGCCCGCGGCGCGCAGCCAGGGCCACCGCCTGCATGTCCACGATACCCTCGGCTCCACAAACACGGAGGCGATGGCGCAAGCGCGGGCAGGGGAGACCGGCCCGCTCTGGGTGGTGACCCACCGGCAGGAGGCGGGCCGCGGCCGCCGGGGCAACAGCTGGGCGTCCCTTCCCGGAAACCTCGCGGCGAGCGTGCTCTGGCCGGTGGCCGGCGTCGCGCCCGAGCACCTCGCCGAACTCGGCTTCGTGGCGGGCCTCGCGCTGGTCGAGGCGCTGGAGGCGGCCTGCGGCACCCTGCCGGATACCGCTTCGAACCTCGACACCCGATCTCTGAAGCTCAAATGGCCGAACGATTTGCTGCTCGCCGGCGCGAAGCTGGCCGGCCTGCTGCTCGAGGCCGAGACGCTGCCGGGCGGCCGGCGGGCTGTCGTGATCGGCTTCGGCGTCAATGTCGCGGCGGCCCCGGATGGCCTAGGCGCGACGAGCCTGGCCGCGACGGGTTACGCCGGTGGCGCCGAGGCGCTACTGGAACACCTCTCGGACCGGATGGCCGCACGGGCGCGCCTCTGGGATCGGGGACGGAATTTCGCTGCCCTGCGCGCCGACTGGCTGACGCGGGCCGCCGGTCTCGGATCGGAGATCGCGGTGCACAGCGGCGGACACATCCTGCGGGGCGTGTTCGAGACGATCGACGAGGGGGGGCGGCTCGTGATCCTCGCCCCCGACGGGAACCGGCATACCGTGACGGCGGGCGAGGTGCATTTCGGATCGGCCGCGACGGCGGCCTGA
- the mce gene encoding methylmalonyl-CoA epimerase: MIGRLNHVAIAVQDLDAACAVYRDTLGATITPPLPQPEHGVTVVFVELPNSKIELMAPLGEGSPIEAFVARNPGGGIHHVCYEVDDILAARDKLKAQGARVLGTGEPRIGAHGKPVLFLHPKDFLGTLVELEQV; this comes from the coding sequence ATGATCGGCCGTCTCAATCACGTGGCCATCGCCGTCCAGGATCTCGACGCCGCCTGCGCGGTCTATCGCGACACGCTGGGCGCCACGATCACGCCGCCGCTGCCGCAGCCCGAGCACGGCGTCACGGTCGTGTTCGTCGAACTGCCGAACAGCAAGATCGAGCTGATGGCGCCGCTCGGCGAGGGTTCGCCGATCGAGGCCTTCGTGGCCCGCAATCCCGGCGGCGGCATCCACCACGTCTGCTACGAGGTCGACGACATCCTGGCGGCGCGCGACAAGCTCAAGGCCCAGGGTGCCCGGGTGCTCGGCACCGGCGAGCCGCGGATCGGTGCCCACGGCAAGCCGGTTCTGTTCCTGCATCCGAAGGACTTCCTGGGTACGCTGGTCGAGCTGGAGCAGGTCTGA
- a CDS encoding ribonuclease J, whose protein sequence is MAMGQEELVFLPLGGVGEIGMNAALYGFGPEKGRKWIMVDCGMGFASEEKMPGVDLMYPDLAFIEERRKDLLGIFITHAHEDHIGAISELWPRLKVPVYATRFAKNLLETRRLSEPGAPKVDLREVKPGRRVTVGPFELEYVPVSHSIPESNAIAIRTAAGLVLHTGDWKIDPTPVAGSVTSPEAFTALGDEGILAIVCDSTNVVREGFSPSERTVAETLKTLIADAPHRVAVTTFASNVARIRAVAEAAAACGREVIAVGRAMDRVIDVARECGYLDGLPEFRRADSWKSLPRERVVALLTGSQGEPRAALARVSRRDHPDISLAPGDQVIFSSRAIPGNERDVGSIINDLIEQGVEVITDRTELVHVSGHPRRDEMVEMYRWTRPGTAIPVHGEALHLDEHARFARAQGVQNVVKARNGSLVRLSPGTPAVIDNVKAGRLFKDGDVLIDEKDRAIPERRKLMQAGLVSVAIAIDEDGVVLGEPAVDIIGLPNRGRSGEPLIETVVDAVSRTLSGMSRGKLKDSESVEKTVDRAVRTAVNEAWGKKPACHVQVVEV, encoded by the coding sequence ATGGCAATGGGACAGGAGGAGCTGGTCTTCCTGCCGCTCGGCGGCGTGGGCGAGATCGGGATGAATGCGGCGCTCTACGGCTTCGGCCCGGAGAAGGGCCGGAAGTGGATCATGGTCGATTGCGGCATGGGCTTCGCCAGCGAAGAGAAGATGCCGGGCGTCGACCTGATGTATCCCGACCTCGCCTTCATCGAGGAGCGGCGCAAGGACCTGCTGGGGATCTTCATCACCCACGCGCACGAGGACCATATCGGGGCGATCTCGGAGCTGTGGCCGCGGCTGAAGGTGCCGGTCTACGCCACCCGCTTCGCCAAGAACCTGCTGGAGACCCGGCGCCTGTCCGAGCCCGGCGCCCCGAAGGTCGACCTGCGCGAGGTGAAGCCCGGGCGGCGGGTGACCGTCGGGCCGTTCGAGCTCGAATACGTGCCGGTCTCGCATTCCATCCCGGAATCGAACGCGATCGCGATCCGCACCGCAGCGGGTCTCGTGCTCCACACCGGCGACTGGAAGATCGATCCGACGCCGGTCGCCGGCTCGGTCACCTCGCCGGAGGCGTTCACGGCGCTCGGTGACGAGGGCATCCTCGCCATCGTCTGCGACTCGACCAACGTCGTGCGCGAGGGTTTCTCCCCGAGCGAGAGGACCGTCGCCGAGACCCTCAAGACGCTGATCGCGGACGCCCCGCACCGGGTCGCGGTGACCACCTTCGCGTCGAACGTCGCCCGCATCCGCGCGGTCGCCGAGGCGGCCGCCGCCTGCGGCCGCGAGGTCATCGCGGTCGGCCGGGCCATGGACCGGGTGATCGACGTCGCCCGCGAGTGCGGCTATCTCGACGGGCTGCCCGAGTTCCGCCGCGCGGATTCGTGGAAGAGCCTGCCGCGCGAGCGGGTCGTGGCCCTGCTGACCGGCTCGCAGGGCGAGCCGCGGGCGGCGCTCGCCCGGGTGTCCCGCCGGGACCACCCGGATATCAGCCTCGCCCCGGGCGACCAGGTGATCTTCTCCTCGCGCGCCATCCCCGGCAACGAGCGCGACGTCGGGTCGATCATCAACGACCTGATCGAGCAGGGCGTCGAGGTGATCACCGACCGCACCGAGCTGGTCCACGTCTCCGGCCACCCGCGCCGGGACGAGATGGTCGAGATGTACCGGTGGACCCGTCCCGGCACCGCGATCCCGGTCCACGGCGAGGCGCTGCACCTCGACGAACATGCCCGCTTCGCCCGGGCGCAGGGCGTGCAGAATGTCGTCAAGGCCCGCAACGGCAGCCTCGTCCGCCTGAGCCCCGGGACGCCGGCGGTGATCGACAACGTCAAGGCCGGCCGCCTGTTCAAGGACGGCGATGTCCTGATCGACGAGAAGGACCGGGCGATCCCGGAGCGGCGCAAGCTCATGCAGGCGGGCCTCGTCTCGGTGGCGATTGCCATCGACGAGGACGGCGTCGTGCTGGGCGAGCCGGCGGTGGACATCATCGGCCTGCCGAACCGCGGCCGGTCCGGCGAGCCGCTGATCGAGACGGTGGTCGATGCGGTGTCCCGGACCCTGTCGGGCATGTCGCGGGGCAAGCTCAAGGACTCGGAGAGCGTCGAGAAGACGGTCGATCGGGCCGTGCGCACCGCGGTCAACGAGGCCTGGGGCAAGAAGCCGGCCTGCCACGTGCAGGTGGTGGAGGTTTAG
- the nuoN gene encoding NADH-quinone oxidoreductase subunit NuoN → MPTVHSVLPSLAPLLPELILGIGVMVLILYGAWRGDRSAETVSIGALILLLVALSVVISQPVHGRVTTLSGAFVSDSFSKVMKSLVLLGSSATILLAHDFFKRERIDRFEFPVLILLCTIGMMVMVSANDLIALYLGLELQSLAAYVIAAFHRDDVKSTEAGLKYFVLGALSSGMLLYGASLVYGFTGTVSFPGIVSALNENAGLGIVLGIVFLAAGVCFKMSAVPFHMWTPDVYEGSPTPVTAFFATAPKMAAVAMTVRVFIGAMPDVTAIWQQIFIFVAVVSMALGSFAAIGQSSIKRLMAYSSIANIGYALIGLACGSEEGISGLVTYMIIYLAMTLGTFAIILSLRRRDVMFEKIEDLSGLSRTHPWIAFCLAAMMFSLAGIPPLAGFFAKFYVFAAAIKAGLVTLAVIGVVTSVVGAYYYLRLVKIMYFDEPKEPYEAMAPGLRIVLALSSVVVVLFFLLPGPLVGVAGRAAKSLF, encoded by the coding sequence ATGCCCACCGTCCACTCCGTCCTGCCCTCGCTGGCGCCGCTCCTGCCCGAGCTGATCCTCGGGATCGGCGTCATGGTCCTGATCCTCTACGGTGCGTGGCGCGGTGACCGCTCCGCCGAGACCGTGAGCATCGGCGCCCTGATCCTGCTCCTCGTCGCCCTTTCGGTGGTGATCTCCCAGCCGGTCCACGGACGGGTCACGACCCTATCGGGCGCCTTCGTCTCGGATTCCTTCTCGAAGGTGATGAAGTCGCTGGTGCTGCTCGGCTCCTCGGCGACGATCCTGCTGGCGCACGACTTCTTCAAGCGCGAGCGGATCGACCGGTTCGAGTTCCCGGTGCTGATCCTGCTCTGCACCATCGGCATGATGGTGATGGTCTCGGCCAACGACCTGATCGCGCTCTATCTCGGGCTCGAGCTGCAGTCGCTCGCCGCCTACGTGATCGCGGCGTTCCACCGGGACGACGTGAAGTCCACCGAGGCCGGCCTGAAGTACTTCGTCCTCGGCGCGCTCTCGTCGGGCATGCTGCTCTACGGCGCCTCGCTGGTCTACGGCTTCACCGGCACGGTCTCGTTCCCCGGCATCGTCTCGGCGCTGAACGAGAATGCGGGCCTCGGCATCGTGCTCGGGATCGTGTTCCTGGCCGCGGGCGTGTGCTTCAAGATGTCGGCCGTGCCGTTCCACATGTGGACGCCCGACGTCTACGAGGGCTCACCGACCCCGGTGACCGCCTTCTTCGCCACGGCGCCCAAGATGGCGGCCGTCGCGATGACCGTGCGGGTGTTCATCGGCGCGATGCCGGACGTGACGGCGATCTGGCAGCAGATCTTCATCTTCGTCGCGGTCGTGTCGATGGCGCTGGGCTCGTTCGCGGCCATTGGCCAGAGTTCGATCAAGCGCCTGATGGCCTATTCGTCGATCGCCAATATCGGCTACGCGCTGATCGGCCTGGCCTGCGGCTCGGAGGAGGGGATCAGCGGGCTCGTCACCTACATGATCATCTACCTCGCCATGACGCTCGGCACTTTCGCGATCATCCTTTCGCTCCGGCGCCGGGACGTCATGTTCGAGAAGATCGAGGACCTGTCGGGCCTGTCGCGGACCCATCCCTGGATCGCCTTCTGCCTTGCCGCGATGATGTTCTCCCTGGCCGGTATCCCGCCCCTCGCCGGGTTCTTCGCGAAGTTCTACGTCTTCGCCGCCGCCATCAAGGCGGGCCTCGTGACGCTCGCCGTGATCGGCGTGGTAACCAGCGTGGTCGGCGCCTACTACTACCTGCGGCTGGTCAAGATCATGTATTTCGACGAGCCGAAGGAGCCCTACGAAGCGATGGCCCCGGGCCTGCGCATCGTGCTCGCTTTGTCGAGCGTGGTCGTGGTGCTGTTCTTCCTGCTGCCCGGCCCGCTGGTCGGCGTTGCCGGCCGGGCTGCGAAGTCGCTGTTCTAG
- the nuoK gene encoding NADH-quinone oxidoreductase subunit NuoK — protein MIGLSHYLTVAAILFTLGVLGIFINRKNIIVILMSVELILLSVNINLVAFSTQLNDITGQVFALFVLTVAAAESAIGLAILVVFFRNRGSIAVEDVSMMKG, from the coding sequence ATGATCGGCCTGAGCCACTACCTCACCGTCGCGGCGATCCTGTTCACGCTCGGCGTGCTCGGCATCTTCATCAACCGCAAGAACATCATCGTCATCCTGATGTCGGTCGAGCTGATCCTGCTCTCGGTCAACATCAATCTCGTCGCCTTCTCGACACAGCTGAATGACATCACCGGACAGGTCTTCGCCCTGTTCGTGCTGACGGTCGCGGCCGCCGAGTCGGCGATCGGCCTCGCCATCCTGGTGGTATTCTTCCGCAACCGCGGCTCCATCGCGGTGGAAGACGTGAGCATGATGAAGGGCTAG
- the nuoH gene encoding NADH-quinone oxidoreductase subunit NuoH: MTSLEILGTVLLIVLKSFVLLSALLVFIAYALLADRKIWAAVQLRRGPNVVGPFGLFQSFADLIKFAIKEPVIPAGANKAIYLLAPLVFAMLALSSWAVIPLADGWAIADINVGITYIFAISSLGVYGVIMGGWASNSKYAFLGALRSAAQMISYEVSLGFVIICVLLCAGSLNLSRIVMAQDTSLGLFGWYWLWLFPMFVVFFVSALAETNRPPFDLPEAESELVAGYMVEYSSTPYLLFMLGEYVAIMSMCALGTILFLGGWLSPIPFAPFTWVPGVIWFTLKASFLFFLFAMVKSIVPRYRYDQLMRLGWKVFLPISLVSVVVVAFVLKLTGLAPGA, from the coding sequence ATGACGTCGCTCGAAATCCTCGGGACCGTGCTCCTGATCGTGCTGAAGAGCTTCGTGCTGCTCTCGGCGCTGCTCGTGTTCATCGCCTACGCGCTGCTCGCCGACCGTAAGATCTGGGCGGCGGTGCAGCTCCGGCGCGGCCCGAACGTGGTCGGGCCGTTCGGCCTGTTCCAGTCCTTCGCCGATCTGATCAAGTTCGCGATCAAGGAGCCGGTGATCCCGGCGGGCGCCAACAAGGCGATCTACCTGCTGGCGCCGCTGGTCTTCGCCATGCTCGCCCTGTCGAGCTGGGCGGTGATCCCGCTCGCCGACGGCTGGGCGATCGCCGACATCAACGTCGGCATCACCTACATCTTCGCGATCTCGTCGCTCGGCGTGTACGGCGTCATCATGGGCGGCTGGGCCTCGAACTCGAAATACGCCTTCCTCGGCGCCCTGCGCTCGGCGGCCCAGATGATCTCCTACGAGGTGTCCCTCGGCTTCGTGATCATCTGCGTGCTGCTCTGCGCCGGCTCGCTCAACCTCTCGCGCATCGTGATGGCGCAGGACACCAGCCTGGGCCTGTTCGGCTGGTACTGGCTGTGGCTGTTCCCGATGTTCGTGGTGTTCTTCGTCTCGGCGCTCGCCGAGACCAACCGCCCGCCCTTCGACCTGCCTGAGGCCGAATCGGAACTCGTGGCCGGCTACATGGTCGAGTATTCGTCGACCCCGTACCTGCTGTTCATGCTCGGCGAGTACGTCGCCATCATGAGCATGTGCGCGCTGGGGACCATCCTGTTCCTGGGCGGCTGGCTGTCCCCGATCCCGTTCGCGCCCTTCACCTGGGTGCCGGGCGTGATCTGGTTCACCCTGAAGGCCAGCTTCCTGTTCTTCCTGTTCGCCATGGTGAAGTCGATCGTGCCGCGCTACCGCTACGATCAGCTCATGCGCCTCGGCTGGAAGGTGTTTCTGCCTATTTCGCTCGTCTCGGTGGTGGTCGTGGCCTTCGTGTTGAAGCTCACCGGCCTGGCCCCGGGCGCCTGA
- a CDS encoding NADH-quinone oxidoreductase subunit M: protein MLGLGILSGLLIVPLCGAAFILTLNGDEESVARNSRWAALATTIITFLLSLVAWSRYDTASSSFQLVESHAWLTETIRFKLGVDGFSMPLILLTTFLMPFCIGASWHSIQFRVKEYFVAFLVLETTMIGVFASLDLLLFYLFFEAGLIPMFLIIGIWGGQRRIYASFKFFLYTLLGSVLMLLAVMAMYWQAGTTDIPTLLQTRFPAQMQTWLWLAFFASFAVKMPMWPVHTWLPDAHVEAPTAGSVILAGILLKMGGYGFIRISLPMLPVASQDFAPFVFALSVIAIIFTSLTAMMQTDIKKLIAYSSVAHMGFVTLGLFTLNEQGIQGALFLMISHGIVSGALFLCVGVVYDRMHTREIAAYGGLVKRMPLYAVAMLIFTMANVGLPGTSGFVGEFLAMLGAFKANPNVAFFSTFGIILSAAYALWLYARVIYGKLEKPNLQGILDLDLREKIILAPLVALTIYYGVHPSPVLDVFAPSTDALMTSMKAALSNTQTAAAALPVPR, encoded by the coding sequence ATGCTCGGCCTCGGCATCCTCTCCGGCCTGCTGATCGTGCCGCTCTGCGGCGCGGCCTTCATCCTGACACTGAACGGCGACGAGGAATCGGTCGCGCGCAACAGCCGCTGGGCCGCGCTCGCCACCACGATCATCACCTTCCTGCTCTCCCTGGTCGCCTGGAGCCGCTACGACACCGCCTCGTCGAGCTTCCAGCTGGTCGAGAGCCACGCGTGGCTCACCGAGACGATCCGGTTCAAGCTCGGCGTCGACGGCTTCTCGATGCCGCTGATCCTGCTGACCACCTTCCTGATGCCGTTCTGCATCGGCGCCTCGTGGCACTCGATCCAGTTCCGCGTGAAGGAGTACTTCGTCGCCTTCCTCGTCCTCGAGACGACGATGATCGGCGTGTTCGCCTCCCTCGATCTGCTGCTGTTCTACTTGTTCTTCGAGGCCGGCCTGATCCCGATGTTCCTGATCATCGGCATCTGGGGCGGGCAGCGCCGGATCTACGCGAGCTTCAAGTTTTTCCTCTACACCCTGCTCGGCTCCGTGCTGATGCTGCTCGCCGTGATGGCGATGTACTGGCAGGCCGGAACCACCGACATCCCGACCCTGCTGCAGACCCGCTTCCCGGCGCAGATGCAGACTTGGCTGTGGCTCGCGTTCTTCGCCTCCTTCGCGGTGAAGATGCCGATGTGGCCGGTCCATACCTGGCTGCCCGACGCCCATGTGGAGGCGCCCACCGCCGGCTCGGTGATCCTGGCCGGCATCCTCCTGAAGATGGGCGGCTACGGCTTCATCCGGATCTCGCTGCCGATGCTGCCGGTGGCGAGCCAGGACTTCGCACCCTTCGTGTTCGCCCTCTCGGTCATTGCGATCATCTTCACCTCGCTCACCGCGATGATGCAGACCGACATCAAGAAGCTGATCGCCTACTCGTCGGTGGCCCATATGGGCTTCGTGACGCTGGGCCTGTTCACCCTGAACGAGCAGGGCATCCAGGGCGCGCTGTTCCTGATGATCTCCCACGGCATCGTGTCGGGGGCGCTCTTCCTCTGCGTCGGCGTTGTCTACGACCGGATGCACACCCGCGAGATCGCCGCCTATGGCGGCCTCGTGAAGCGGATGCCGCTCTACGCCGTGGCCATGCTGATCTTCACCATGGCCAATGTCGGCCTGCCCGGCACCTCCGGCTTCGTGGGCGAGTTCCTGGCGATGCTCGGCGCCTTCAAGGCGAACCCGAACGTCGCTTTCTTCTCGACCTTCGGCATCATCCTGTCGGCGGCCTATGCCCTGTGGCTCTACGCACGGGTGATCTACGGGAAGCTTGAGAAGCCGAACCTCCAGGGCATCCTCGACCTCGATCTCCGGGAGAAGATCATCCTGGCGCCGCTGGTGGCCCTGACGATCTATTACGGTGTGCACCCGTCCCCCGTGCTCGACGTGTTCGCGCCCTCGACCGACGCGCTGATGACCAGCATGAAGGCCGCCCTGTCCAACACCCAGACCGCGGCCGCCGCGCTGCCGGTCCCGCGCTGA